In Uranotaenia lowii strain MFRU-FL chromosome 2, ASM2978415v1, whole genome shotgun sequence, one genomic interval encodes:
- the LOC129749918 gene encoding mitochondrial uncoupling protein Bmcp, which translates to MGEIRDWRPFVYGGVASITAEFGTFPIDTTKTRLQIQGQRIDQSLVELKYRGMTDAFVKISKQEGIKALYSGIWPAVLRQATYGTIKFGTYYTLKKVASERGWLLDKAGNGNLWCNAACATFAGAFSSAIANPTDVLKVRMQVHGKGTENVGLVHCFREIYVHEGVAGLWRGVGPTAQRAAVIAAVELPVYDFCKLHLMETFGDQVANHFISSFIASLGSAVASTPIDVIRTRLMNQRRVHLRVHNIGLGGGVGSGGGGGGGGGGGGGTGSSAVGVGGGRVVGTATVSTSAGHKIYAGSLDCAIQTVRHEGFRALYKGFVPTWFRMGPWNIIFFITYEQLKQFY; encoded by the exons ATGGGAGAGATCCGGGACTGGCGTCCCTTTGTTTACGGTGGAGTGGCCTCCATAACCGCGGAATTTG GAACTTTCCCTATCGACACAACAAAGACACGGCTGCAAATCCAAGGTCAGCGCATCGATCAATCGCTGGTGGAGCTAAAATACCGGGGCATGACCGATGCCTTCGTCAAAATCAGTAAGCAGGAAGGCATCAAGGCACTGTATTCTGG CATTTGGCCCGCTGTTCTGAGGCAAGCCACTTACGGTACCATTAAGTTTGGCACCTACTACACGTTGAAAAAGGTGGCCAGCGAACGGGGTTGGCTGCTGGATAAGGCCGGCAACGGAAATCTCTGGTGCAATGCGGCCTGTGCCACCTTTGCCGGTGCTTTTTCCAGCGCCATTGCTAATCCAACCGATGTGCTGAAGGTGAGGATGCAGGTGCACGGGAAGGGAACCGAAAACGTTGGGCTGGTGCACTGCTTCCGGGAGATTTACGTCCACGAGGGTGTCGCGGGATTGTGGAGG GGTGTTGGGCCAACGGCTCAGCGAGCAGCTGTGATAGCGGCAGTTGAACTGCCGGTGTATGATTTCTGTAAGCTTCATCTGATGGAAACTTTCGGTGATCAGGTGGCGAATCATTTTAT aTCAAGTTTTATTGCTAGCTTAGGAAGTGCAGTTGCATCTACGCCAATTGATGTAATCAGA ACCCGTTTGATGAATCAACGTCGGGTGCATCTGCGGGTGCACAACATCGGCCTGGGTGGTGGCGTTGGTTCCGGTGGAGGAGGAGGaggcggcggcggcggcggcggtGGAACAGGTAGCAGTGCCGTAGGCGTTGGTGGCGGCAGGGTCGTTGGCACGGCCACCGTTTCCACCAGCGCCGGTCACAAAATCTACGCCGGTAGTTTGGATTGTGCCATCCAGACCGTTCGCCACGAGGGCTTCCGGGCACTGtacaaaggcttcgtgccgacCTGGTTCCGGATGGGTCCCTGGAACATCATCTTCTTCATCACGTACGAGCAGTTGAAGCAGTTCTACTGA
- the LOC129749919 gene encoding uncharacterized protein LOC129749919, producing the protein MNKILRWFACFSTKRTKFLKKSQPKEKKSCLQLNDLKLPQSKSVFYDVQETILKAEIYKSNDYEDISSEEVSITSDVQTTSLLSRVTSGMSPVRDLPQKRIKLKPLLETVEHYQFKENELLKPRGYHCVQNRPRICLCTCVRKTTMPACDMSQYQRLPWDASWVFTEEDSKERLKAIHNSELRLKEILGLS; encoded by the exons atgaacaaaatactcCGGTGGTTTGCCTGCTTCAGCACTAAACGgaccaaatttttgaagaaatctcAACCGAAGGAGAAGAAATCCTGCTTACAGCTGAACGACTTGAAACTCCCGCAGTCAAAATCCGTTTTCTACGATGTTCAGGAAACCATCCTGAAGGCCGAGATCTA cAAAAGCAACGACTATGAGGATATATCAAGTGAAGAAGTGTCCATCACTTCCGATGTTCAAACTACTAGTTTGCTGTCCCGGGTAACATCTGGAATGTCACCGGTTCGGGATTTACCTCAAAAAAGAATTAAACTTAAACCACTCCTGGAAACTGTTGAACATTATCAGTTCAAAGAAAATGAACTCTTG aaaccCCGGGGGTACCATTGTGTCCAAAATCGGCCCAGAATTTGTCTCTGTACCTGTGTAAGGAAAACAACAATGCCAGCTTGTGATATGAGTCAGTACCAAAGGCTGCCCTGGGATGCTTCCTGGGTTTTCACCGAAGAAGATAGCAAAGAACGGTTAAAAGCAATCCACAATTCCGAACTGAGGTTGAAGGAAATTTTAGGGTTAAGCTAG